Below is a window of Acetonema longum DSM 6540 DNA.
GGGAAGCGGACAGATTCCTGGAGATTCTCGGGAGATTGTCGGCGGAATGGCCCGCATTACTGGAATGGGCCGGTAGACACCCTCATAAGGTACTGGCTGTCGGCGACGACTGGACAGGCATATTGGCTGTCTTGAAATGGTTTTCACTGAATCCCAATTGCCAATTATATATGCGGCAATTGGATATTCCCGGCATTGACACCAAGTTTATTGAACAGCGAAAGGGAATTTTAACGGAACTACTGAATATCGTTTTGCCGGAAGAGACAATTAACCACAGCGCCACTTCTTTTGAGCAACGATTCGGATTGCGGGTCAAGCCGGTCCAGATAAGAATGCGATTGCTGGATCAGGCGCAATATATTCAGGGTCTTTCTGATCTGACAATTCCGGTGGAGCAGCTGATACTGCTAAAACCTGATGTAACCCGGGTCTTTATTACCGAGAATGAAATCAACGGACTATGCTTTCCGGACGCCGGAAGCAGTCTGGTGATCTTCGGACTGGGATACAGTGTGGATGTATTGAAGGCTGTTACCTGGTTACAGGAGAAAGAAATCTATTATTGGGGCGATATTGATACCCACGGATTGGCCATTTTGGACCAAGTCCGAAGTTTCCTGCCGCAGACTTGTTCGATGCTCATGGATGAAAACACCCTGCTCAAGTACCGCGATCTCTGGAGCGTGGAAGATAAACCTTTTTTGGGGAAAGTCACTCGGTTAACCTCGGATGAAAATCAGCTACTCTGTTCACTTCAAAACAATAGGTGGGGCAAGGGCGTCCGGTTAGAGCAAGAGCGAGTTTCTTTTCAGCAGGTGAAGCAGTTCCTTTCAACTCTTTAACCTACTTCAGCACAAGAAGTAAAGGAGAATATTCGCCTCCAATTTGAGAATCCAAGGCTGTCCAAAAGTAATGGCAGAGTTGTCCCATTATATGCCATTAAATACCAAAGACAGAGCCTCTGTTCCGGGCCTATGCGTCATCCGGTGCGGCGGCTCTTCTTTTAGCTGCTGTTCATCAGCTATTACCCCCTTGTCACCCGCTATACAGCATGGAAGATTTGTTCGGTTGGGCGAAAGCCTCGGAACTGCACCCCGTGCTGAAAAGCGCGATTCTGCATTATGAAATCGAAACCATCCATCCGTTTTCGGACGGTAACGGTCGTATGGGCCGGTTATGGCAAACGCTCCTGCTCGCCAAATGGAACGCAATTTTCGCGTGGATACCGATGGAATCGGTGCTGTACCAAAATAGGCCGCAGTACTATCAGGCGATTGAAAACGCAAGCAAAGCCAACGATTCCGGCGTGTTCATTGAATTTACGCTTTCCGCGATTTATGAAATCATCGCAGAACAAGCAAAGCACCAAGTTAAGCACGAAGATAAGCACCAAGTCGAACTCTCCGACACGCAGCTTGCCGTGCTGAACGCGCTTAAAAATAAGACTTTATCGCGCAAAGATATATTTGCCGCAATCGGAATGAACGGCGATTCACGCTCGTTCAAGCGGCACATCGAGCCGCTCTTAGACGAGGGCTTAATAGAAATGACCGTACCCGACAAGCCGAACAGCCGAATGCAAAAGTATCGGCTGGCCGAAGCGGGCAAGGAAAGAGTAAAGGAATAAGCCGGAGGCTTAGATATGCTGTCAGACACAATCAAATATGGCAGACATCATCGCTCGATACTCCATTTTTGTGTTCAAATTTTCAATTTAGGGGAATGGTTATTGCTGGTAGAGCAGATTTATCGGACGATGAAGATTGGAGGGGAGAACCGTATCAGAGCTAACGGCAAAAAAATAGTCGAAGTTCCTGCAAAGATTTTGATATTTGCAGGAACTTTTGTATTTATAAGGTAATTTATTTATATAAAACCAGGCGCTACGTGCGCTAAAATAAGTGAAGGTGATCTGAGATGAATCTGGAAGAGAAAATCATTTTATATACAACAGACAGCGGTAATGTGAGCGTTTCGGTACGCTTCGAAAACGGAAACTTCTGGATGATCCAGAAAGCGATTGCGGAGTTATTTGAAACAGACCGCAGTGTCATTACGAAACATCTCTC
It encodes the following:
- a CDS encoding DUF3322 domain-containing protein codes for the protein MSTGWSDPQWIREELRKKWDSGKILQALLIEEDLFPLRLPLKRPKSNDVNENFAEISRWIRQLRDHSKQNTGFGYELIEKEMVHRQSGRNLLPTHAVVPTVRDALRLMKKEREADRFLEILGRLSAEWPALLEWAGRHPHKVLAVGDDWTGILAVLKWFSLNPNCQLYMRQLDIPGIDTKFIEQRKGILTELLNIVLPEETINHSATSFEQRFGLRVKPVQIRMRLLDQAQYIQGLSDLTIPVEQLILLKPDVTRVFITENEINGLCFPDAGSSLVIFGLGYSVDVLKAVTWLQEKEIYYWGDIDTHGLAILDQVRSFLPQTCSMLMDENTLLKYRDLWSVEDKPFLGKVTRLTSDENQLLCSLQNNRWGKGVRLEQERVSFQQVKQFLSTL